The genomic stretch aaaacattctcaGTGGCAGGTGAGAATTCTGataacatttatccataaagatataagTGCTCCGATGTCCATTGCAGCTtcatttatggtggccaagacatggaaacaaccaaagtgtccttcgatagatgaatggataaagatgtggtatatatacacaatggaatactgttctgccataagatgaaatagtgccatttgcaacaacatggatggatcttgagattattatgctaagtgaaataagtcagacagaaaaagtcgagaaacatatgattttactgatatgtgggatgtaaaactgaaagcaacaaaggaacaagaaaaacaaataaagaaacaacactCATACTCACAGAtgataatttagtggttaccagagaataagAAGGTAGAGGGGTGGTACATGAGGgcaaaagagatcaaatatatggtgatggaaggagaactgactctgggtggtgaacacacagtatgatacatagatgatgtattacagaattgtatacctgaaacctatgtaactttactaaccattgtcaccctaataaactttaaatttttaaaaaaacattttcatttacaaagcatcaaaaagaataaaaatacttggaaataaatTTAGCTAAGAAGTGCAAGACTTGCACACTTAGAACACTGTACACAAAAATAAtgctcaaagaaattaaagaagtccTAAATAAGTGGAAATATATGCCATGTTTATAACTTggagacttaatattgttaacataGCCATACTCCCCAAATTGGTTTATAGATgtaatgcaatctctatcaaaactCAACTTTGTTTCCATGCATAAATTGACAGTTGAtcccaaaatatatatatggaattttcAGACCCAACAATAGCAAAAATCATCTTGAAAAGAAGAGCTGAGTCTGGGTTTCAGGATTCATACTTAACAATTTCAAAATGTATAGTCATCTATGATTAGACAGTGTAGTACTGCATAGGATAGatatacagatcaatggaatagaactgaaagcacagaaataaaccctcacattccttgtcaattgatttttgacacaGGTGCCAAGACATTTCAGTAAAGAAAGAATagtgtcttcaacaaatggtgctaccACCTAAGGCTGCATTAAAAGATGGGTATATAAAATATGACagattcatacaatggaatattatttgccAAGTAAAAAGAGTGATGTACTTAACACTTACCATAAAATGGATGaccctttaaaatattatgttaattgaaaaaagccaataacaaaatatcacatattacatgtgattcaatttatataaaatgtccaaaataggcaaatctatggaAGGTAATGAGGTATGACTGCTCATGGGTAGGGTGTTCCATTtgtgaattataaaaatgatctAAAATTTACTGTGGTGATAGTTgccaactctgtgaatatactaaaaaccattaaacttttacatattaaatgggtaaattataCTGTATGTGAATTGAATCACAGTaaaacagttaatattttttaaaaaaaaggaagaaaattggaGATTACATAAAGAAGGTGGAGAGAGCACACATAGTCAAGCTACTTTTtccctagaaaaagaagaaaatgtgtgggggaaaaaattaataataacaccAGAATATAAATATGTTGATAATCAGTGATCTATAAATTTGGGAAATCTATGAAATatagaacaaagataaaataacattgaTATACAAAATTGTAGTCCAAAATAACTACAAGACCATATTGAAGGGGAAGTAGAGGATACTCTAGGGGATGTCCCAAGTTCTGAGGTGTTGGTTGAGGTGTTCCATTAAAATATCCAGCCATTTTACTTCTGTCCTCTCACCCCAACTTGTCCTATTTGTGCCGTATTTTAGTCCACAGAGAAACTTGCCAATCTAAAGAAAATAGTGATAGAGAATTTCCAGcttaaatgtatttctcatagtcCACAGTCTTCTAACTGAAAGCTAAAGTGATCTTTTGGGATGCTGTATTCCCAAGCATGAGACTCAACATTTTAACTTCAATAAGtgtcattttattcatctatACAATGATCAGGActagaaaaaattgaaaaacccaTCTAGTTCTTTGTTGCACTGGGATGGAGAACTTTCAGCACAGCCCGACGTATCTGTTTGGTCTTCATACTGTAAATGATGGGATTCATGACAGGAGGGACCAGCAGGTAGGCATTGGCAATCAGAGTATGTACATAGAGTGGGGCCCATTTCCCAAATCTGTGAACAAAGGACAGACTGATCAATGGGATATAGAATACAGCAACAGCCCCAATGTGGGAGATACATGTGCTAAaggctttcttcctctcttctggGGATGCAATGCTGAGGACAGTCTTAATAATCAAAAGATAAGAAAGGAGGATGAAGATGGAGTCCACCCCAGCAGTAGTGATCAGCTGCACTACTGCAGCTGCACTATTGATCCTGGTGTCTGTGCAGGGGAGCTTCATCACATCAGGGTGGAAGCAGTAGGAGTGGTGGAGAACGTGGCTGTGACAGAATGATAGACGTTTAAGAAGCACCTGCACAGGTATTAGGATTAATGTACCTCTGGTGATGATTGCTACTCCAATCTGTGCTATTTTAAGATCTGTTAAGATAGAAGCATATCTCAGAGGATTAGAAATGGCCACAAGGCGATCGAAAGACATGGCCAACAGCACTGAAGATTCCATGACAGTGAAGAGTTGAATGAAAAACATCTGTGACAAGCAGGCATTAAAACTGATCTTCCTGGCATCAAACCAGAATATAGCCAACATGGTGACCAGAGTAGATATGGACAAGCCGAGGTCAGTGGTAGACAGCATGGAGAGGAAATAATACATGGGTTGGTGGAGGCTGGGCTGAGTGACAATGGCAAAGAGAATCAGACTGTTTCCTGAGAGGGCAGTTATATAGAGAAAGCAGAAGGGAATGGAGATCCAGGTGTGAAAGTCTTCCAGCCCGGGAACACCAGTTAGCAGGAAAATGATGGAAGAGGATGTAGTATTCTGGATTGACATGTTGAACTCAGACAGAGTCTGACATGTTGAACTGCAGAGTCTGAAGCTGAGTATCCTTCaataaaaaatgccttttttattttgaatttaacataaaaattaaaatttaacataaaaatttaacataaaaataatatttcactttgtaaacatttataatattcaatatctATATTATTTAAAGGGTTCACATAGaatgattaagaaaatgaaaacttttctgaaaaataagaccgcatctaataaaggagaaaatatgaaatgagCAATTACATGTAACAAAATTTGTACTCAAACTAATGGAACCATGACCCATCTTTTTAAATTCACATGGATGTTAAATAACGTGGCTGAGGTTTGAGTCCACCACTTCCTGACCTCATATGGTAAACTGTCAGTATCTATTTATTGAAATGTTTCCAAAGGGttgtttgaaatataaaacagtatacGTAATGCTGATACAGTAAATAAACTATATTAGCTTTTGATGGCCCAAAAAGAAAGTTTCTCTTCAAATATAAGCAACTAAGAAATTACAAACAGAACTTTTTGCGTACATAGGATCTACAATGTGAGTATTATGGAAAATATGATGTTATGAGTTTTTATCTTGCATACCAACTCAATATCTTAGGATTAAGTATTCTAAACTTTAATAGTGTTCAAGCATGGGATAATGCATTTATGAACTAAGTTACCACATGACAAATTACTAAAGTGAGTATGCCTGAATTGCCCTAGCTCTAAAGAAATGATGATATATATTCCCCATAGGATtactatgagaattaaattaatgCTTATGTAAAAGTAAGCAAACACAGTACCTAACTGTGGTAAAAGCTCACAAATTTTAGCTATtatcacttaaaaagaaaaaataagtttaaaaattgaaaaaacatttcTCTACCCTCCTTTCCCAACTTTTATTTCATCCTGTCTATACTATCTGCTTGTCCCAATATCTGACAGCTGAGAGAAAATGTGGGAGTATCATCTAAGTCTAAGACAGTGTCCCGTGGTGACTTCTTCCTTCAcaactatgatttttttcaacctttcttcattatttcctgaCTCAGAGGAACTCCTACTCCTTTCCAAATACAACCCTAACACCTAGCCTCCTGATTCATTTTGGACATTAGTCTAATTTAACATTAAATTACTGAGTACATGCTATAATCCAGACAATAAGGATATAGAACCAAATTAGATATGGCACCTGCCCTTCAGGATATTTAGGAAAGGATAGGATAGTGAGGAAAACaaacatgtaataaataaaatgcagtgtgATATATACACTAAAAAGTTTGTGTTTAAAATAACAGAGGTTGTATATATTAGAAAGTTGTGTAGGGAaaagtcaggaaaggcttccttgAGAACATGAAGATTACTTGGGCAGGGGATAATAGGTAAAAATAACCATGAAGATATTCAAAGCATACCCAAGGTATATAGTTTTAGATATTTTAGATTGACCAGTAAAGTGTGAGATACAAAGTATTAAAAGGCAGTGTTTAAAGGTAACAAGGATCCAGTATGGAATTATCTCATCACCATCAATGAGCAAAGAATCTGGAAGTTTCtaaacacagaggaaagaaggaatataTAGATCTCTTTCTGCTCTAGGAAATAATGCTAATAAATTTTccgtctttcttttttaaaaatgtgtattcctTTTCATTTGCACTATTACCACAGTCTATAAATATTCCACATTTTTTCTCAGCCTAAGcataatgtaaaacaaacaaacaaacacatcatAAAAACACTTTCtaggagatccaagatgatggagcagataaacactgtgcctgtttccttccgtgaacacattaaaattacaactaaattacagaacaatcaacctggagaatcatctgaaatctggctgaacaaaagttttatgactaaggatataaagaagtcatcacatccagactggtaggaggggtggagatgcacaATAGCTGGTCTCAagcctccatgtggcagttgagaaccaggagacatatctcagccatggaggttccttCCTGAGGAGCAAGAGACTGCAGCCCCACACCaatctccccagcccagaatactggtgctggaaagaggagtccccacaacatttGGATGTGAAAAACAGTGCAGATTCCAAACACCCAGGGGGGATGGAAGGCTGCgagaaacccagacatcccttaaagggcccacacacagactttttCACTCTCAGGTACTCACCTTGGACTCTGGCGGAAGGACAATGACTCAGGGGTGTCAGAGTCATGCTGGGGACAGACTGAAGTGTGTGACTTCATAACTAAGGGCTGAAGGACAGTCAgaattttccctgtgtggggttttCCTCTCATGCAGCTTGCAGATGGGcaccacctttcctgtgttgagccctcctccacaGGCCAattctgaatctgattggctccACCCTGCTGATCCCTGAGActccgccccacccaactcacccaacaccagaggcactttctctgagagcagccagccccacacacattgcactctttcttgaaaaatattgGAGTGTACAAAACTCagtgggcagcagctggcctcagtgtgctctaagatgagtagctccaggctcagatCTGGCACCAAGCCAGAgactacattaacctgttgaccacaattTTTCCCTctctagtgacttcctgagaTCCTGACTCGCCAAACttgtgtaccacatgaggctttatcagcagctgaaccttaagggaggcAACAGGTGGCAGCAGTCCTTAtgatgtcctggctttttgtggagctacccccaAGCTCAGTTCTGGTGGTAGCCATCCTCAGCTCTCAATGTGGCATCTCCCAtatgcctccagggttagcacaggcagcaacaaTGGCagattgttttgtagctcctaccaggtagtctccgGACAGTCACAGGCAGTCAGTTACCTCAGCCTGCACTGGAGACCCTTGcaagagtccccagaaccaaaatacttggaggttggcttcagaccacagcagagcaccatccaattagcctcacaagcaGCACCCCCAAAGggaggtctcaacaggcaccagagcccaataTGGCAAATCCCATTCAGTCAGGTAAGCCCCCACagagcagcctataagctgtggacatagccaaaccctacagccaatcagcctgagggtcaataccacctaCTGACATGTTAATAGCAATCAAGACtgaactataacaggaggacataCACAACTCACACAGAGGAAACTCCTGGACCACCCAGAGCAcgtgactagggagactgcaccagggcaccacagggcacctactacataacgcCATTCAACCAAGActagaagacatagcagatctacctaatacatagaaacaaacagtgaggcagccaaaatgaggcaacaaagaaatacatctcaaatgagagaacaagagaaaactccagaaacagaactaaacgaaatggaggcaaacaacctaccagatacagagttcaaaacaatggttctaagaatgctcaaggaacttagtgagaatttcaacaaagagatagaaagcataaaaaaagaaccagtcagaagtgaaaaatacaataactgaaataaaggatgcactagaaggaatcaccagcagaccagatgaAGTAAAGAATTAAATCAGTGATTcaaaagacaaggtagcagaaaatacccaattggaacagacaaaaggaaaaaagaattttaaaaatgaggatagtttaagagacctctgggacgaTGTTGagcataacatttgcatcataggcgtatcagaaggagaagagagaaatcaagaaattgagaatgatttgaagaaataattacttaaaactttcctaacctggtgaaggaaatagatatataagtccaggaagtgcagagtcccaaacaagatgaacacaaccACACAAAGGCTCACACTAAGATATATTATAATTAGAacgacaaaggttaaagacaaagagagaatcttaaaagcagcaagagaaaggcaactagtaacttataagggagctcccagaagattgtcagctgatttctcaactgaaactatgcaggccagaagggactggaacaaaatattcaatgtgatgaaaagcaaggacctataaccaagattactctacccagcaaagctatcatttagaatcgaagga from Rhinolophus ferrumequinum isolate MPI-CBG mRhiFer1 chromosome 11, mRhiFer1_v1.p, whole genome shotgun sequence encodes the following:
- the LOC117030847 gene encoding olfactory receptor 51F2, producing MSIQNTTSSSIIFLLTGVPGLEDFHTWISIPFCFLYITALSGNSLILFAIVTQPSLHQPMYYFLSMLSTTDLGLSISTLVTMLAIFWFDARKISFNACLSQMFFIQLFTVMESSVLLAMSFDRLVAISNPLRYASILTDLKIAQIGVAIITRGTLILIPVQVLLKRLSFCHSHVLHHSYCFHPDVMKLPCTDTRINSAAAVVQLITTAGVDSIFILLSYLLIIKTVLSIASPEERKKAFSTCISHIGAVAVFYIPLISLSFVHRFGKWAPLYVHTLIANAYLLVPPVMNPIIYSMKTKQIRRAVLKVLHPSATKN